The genomic segment AAACAGCATGATGTTGCCTGTATCGAAATGAATCCGCACGCGTTCGCTCGAGAAACAATCCACGAACGCGACCATCTCGTCGGGCGTCATCAAGAAGCCGTTGAAGAAGATGTTCTCGATATTTAGGTTCACGCCCTGCTTTTCGGCTTGCGGCAGCACGGCGCGAATGGCTTCAATGGCGCGCTCTTCGCAGACATCGTTGGGAACCGGTTCGTAGTCGGTACGCCAGGGAATCGTCACCGCGCCTGGCACCACTAGCAGATTGTCCGTGCCCAAATCATGGGCTGCGGAAATCATCTTGCCCGCCAGCTCGCGTGATTTGGCGCGGATCTGCGGATCGTTGCTGGTCATCGGAAACGGCCAGAACAAGAACGAACAGACGCCGCTAATCCCGATGCCGATCCGCTCGGCCATTTTGCGAATCGCGTGAAACTCCTTCGTGCTTGCCTTGGGCGACAGGTCATTATCCAAATCGTAGTTCAGCTCGATGGCGTCAAAGCCTGCGTCATGGGCCAGTTGCAAGCATTGTTCGAGCGACATCTTGTCGGGATAGGGAAAGGCCCACAGGTTGATGCTCTTGCGCATGTCGTACCGCGACGCCACGGCTGCGGGCTCGGATGACGGGGCTGCGGCCACCTGCCCAAACGCCTGGGCGCCCCCTGCGGCGGCCAGCGCGGCCGAGATCGCGGAACGGCGCGTGAAGCGGAAGGGGTCACTAGTCAACTTTTCGTCCGACATGTTGGCACCATTCCTGTGGTTTTGCGCGGTTTGCAACTTCCATCTTACCCCTGGCGCTGGAACCACTAAATCGGGCGCCCTATAGCA from the Pirellulales bacterium genome contains:
- a CDS encoding sugar phosphate isomerase/epimerase family protein, whose protein sequence is MSDEKLTSDPFRFTRRSAISAALAAAGGAQAFGQVAAAPSSEPAAVASRYDMRKSINLWAFPYPDKMSLEQCLQLAHDAGFDAIELNYDLDNDLSPKASTKEFHAIRKMAERIGIGISGVCSFLFWPFPMTSNDPQIRAKSRELAGKMISAAHDLGTDNLLVVPGAVTIPWRTDYEPVPNDVCEERAIEAIRAVLPQAEKQGVNLNIENIFFNGFLMTPDEMVAFVDCFSSERVRIHFDTGNIMLFQYPEHWIRILGARIQNVHLKEFSKKGTDYSLESFRPLLDGTTNWPAVLDAFQETGYRGHLTFEYFHPWAHYPEALIYQTSDALDRMLGRRTARG